The sequence below is a genomic window from Thioclava nitratireducens.
CTTACAAGGTCACCCCCTGGGCCGAGAGCGTCATCGAGTCGATGCTCTACATGCTCTGGGATCTGAAGCTGAAGGTCGGTCATTCGTCTCGGACGCTCGACGATTGCATCCGGCTCGGGCGCGAGGACATCACGATCCGCACCGCACTTCTGGAGCATCGCTGCGTCGGCGGCGACGATAAGCTGGCCGAGGCGCTGTCGCTGCGCCTTCACCACGACCTTTTCGAGGGGACCGAGGCCGAGTTCATCGAGGCCAAGCTTGAGGAACGCTCGCAACGCCACCGCCGGCAGGGCGGGCAGCGCTACGTGCTCGAACCGAACGTGAAAGAGGGCAAGGGGGGCCTGCGCGACCTGCAGACCCTCTACTGGATCGGCAAATACATCCATCATGTGGGCCGCGCCCGCGAATTGATGGAGATCGGGGCATTTTCGCCCGAGGAATACGAGACCTTCCACGAGGCCGAGAATTACCTCTGGGCGGTGCGTTGTCACCTGCATCTGATCTCCGGCCGCGCTTCGGATCAGCTGACCTTCGACATGCAGGTCGAGGTGGCCGAGCGCATGGGCTATCGCGATCTGGCGGGCCGCCGCGCGGTAGAGGTCTTCATGCAGGATTACTTCCGCCACGCGACCGCCGTGGGCGACGTGACCCGCATCTTCCTGACCAAGCTCGAAGCGCAGCACGTCAAAAGCGCGCCGATGCTGACGCGGATTTTCCGCCGGCGACGCAAGCTGAAGGCCCCCTATTGCGAAGAGAACGGACGCATCAACGTGGCCGACGAGAAGGCCTTCCTCTCCGATCCGGTCAACCTGCTGCGCCTCTTCGAAGAGGGGCTGCGCTCGGGGATGCTGATCCACCCTGACGCGATGCGGCTCGTCTCGGCCAATCTAGACCTGATCGACGACAAGGTGCGCACCAATCGCGAGGCGCAGCGTATTTTCCTCGATCTGCTCCTGAAGCACGGCAACCCGGAACGCGCGCTGCGCCGGATGAACGAGCTGGGCGTGCTGGCCGCCTTCATCCCCGAATTCGAGCCGATTGTCGCGATGATGCAGTTCAACATGTATCACAGCTACACCGTGGATGAGCACACGATACAGGTCGTCTCGACGCTGGCACAGATCGAGCGCAAGGAGCTGGTGGAGGATCTGCCGCTCTCGTCGCATATTCTCGAAGAAGGCATCAATCGCAAGGTTCTCTATGTCGCGCTGCTGGTGCATGACATCGGCAAGGGACGCCCCGAAGATCACTCGATCCTCGGCGCGAAGATCGCCCGCAAGGTAGCGCCGCGGCTGGGGTTGAACCCAGAGGAATGCGACACCGTCGAATGGCTGGTGCGCCATCACCTTCTGATGTCCGACGTGGCGCAGAAACGCGACCTGTCGGACCCGCGCACGATCCGCGATTTCGCCAAGCGCGTGAAGTCGCGCAAGCGACTCGACCTGCTGACGGTGCTGACGGTCTGTGACATTCGCGGCGTCGGCCCGAACGTGTGGAACAACTGGAAAGCGACGCTGCTGCGCAAGCTGCATTCCGAGACCGCGATGGCGTTGGAGCACGGGCTGGAAGCGGTCAATCGCGAGCAGCGTACCGACGAGGCCAAACGTGCCCTGCGCGAAGTGCTGGAGGCGCAGGACGACTGGGACAAGACCCGCATCCGCGCCGAGCTCGCCCGCCATTACCCGCCCTACTGGCAGGCGCTCGCCACGGTCAATCACGAGATCTTCGCGCGGCTGCTGCGCGATCTGGGCGATAACGAGATCCGTATCGACCTGCATCCCGATGACGATCACGACGCGACCCGCGTCAGCTTCGCTCTCGCCGATCACCCCGGCATCTTCTCCCGGCTCTCCGGCGCGCTGGCGCTGGTCGGCGCGAACGTGGTCGATGCGCGCACCTATACCTCGAAGGACGGCTACGCGACCGCCGTCTTCTGGGTTCAGGATGCCGAGGGCCATCCCTACGAGGCCTCGAAACTGACCCGCCTGCGCGGGATGATCGAGAAGACGCTGAAAGGCGAGGTCGTCGCCCGCGAGGCGCTCAAGGATCGCGACAAGCTCAAGAAGCGTGAGCGCGAATTCAAGTTCCCGACCCATATCACCATCGACAACGAGGGATCGGATATCTACACGATCATCGAAGTCGATACCCGCGACCGGCCCGGCCTTCTCTACGACCTGACCCGGGCGCTGGCATCGAACAATATCTCGATCTCCTCGGCGGTGATCGCCACCTATGGCGCGCAGGTCGTGGACAGCTTCTACGTGAAAGACATGTTCGGCCTGAAACTCCATTCCAAATCGCGCCAGGAAGCTCTCGAGAAGAAGCTGATGGACGCGATTGCCTCGGGCGCGAAACGGGCGGGCAACTAATATGAAACCAATCCGGCTGGTGCGCGGCTTCCTCACGGTGGGCGGCTGGACCATGGCGAGCCGCATCCTCGGCTTTGCGCGCGACATGATGATCGCGGCCTATCTCGGTGCAGGCCCGGTGGCGGAGGCCTTCCTCGTGGCCTTCTCGCTACCGAACCTGTTTCGCCGTTTCTTCGCGGAAGGCGCGTTCAACACCGCCTTCATCCCGATCTTCTCGAAGAAGCTGGAGGGCGGCGAGGACGCGCAGGGCTTCGCGCGCGAGGCAATGGGCGGCTTGGCCTCGGTGCTGATCGTGCTGACACTGGTGGCTTCGGCGGCAATGCCGTGGCTGGTGCTGGCGATGGCCTCGGGCTTCGCGGGCGATGAGCGGTTCGCCATCGCCACGAGCTATGGCCGGATCGCCTTCCCCTACATCCTCTTCATCTCGCTCAGCGCGCTTCTGTCGGGCGTGCTGAACGCCGCCGGTCACTTCGCCGCTGCCGCCGCGGCACCCGTGCTGCTGAACGTCACCTTCGTCATCGCGATGCTGATGGCCGATCAGGCCGGCTGGCCGGTGGGCGATGCGCTGGCCTGGGCCGTGCCCGTCGCGGGCGTGGCGCAACTGGCGCTGGTCTGGGCCGCGGCATGGCGGGCGGGCTACAAGATCGTGCCGAAACGCCCGCGCCTCTCTCCCGACATGAAACGCCTCGTTCGGATCGCGATCCCAGCGATGCTCGCGGGCGGCGTGGTGCAGGTGAACCTGCTGGTGGGCCGTCAGGTCGCCTCGCATTTCGACGGCGCGATCGCGTGGCTGAACTATGCCGATCGGCTCTATCAGTTGCCGCTGGGCGTCGTGGGCATCGCGATCGGCGTGGTTCTGCTGCCCGACCTGTCTCGTCGCTTGCGCGGCGGCGACACGGCCGGCAGCCGCTATTCCTTTTCGCGTGCGGGAGAGTTCGCGCTCCTCTTCACCGTCGGCCCCGCCGTAGCGCTGCTGGTGGCAGCCCAGCCCATCGTCTCGGTCCTGTTCGAGCGCGGCCAGTTCATCCACGAGGACACCATTGCCACGGCCTGGGCCACCGCGATCTACGGCCTCGGCCTGCCCGCCTTCGTGCTGCAAAAGGTTCTGCAGCCCTTGTATTTCGCCCGCGAGAACACGCGCACGCCGTTCAACTACGCGCTCGTCGCGATGGTGGTGAATGCGGTGTTGGCGATCGGGCTGTCCTTCGTGATCGGCTACCTTGCGGCGGCCGTCGGAACGACGCTCGCCGCCTGGGCGATGGTCGCGCAGCTTTGGCTCGGCGCACGCCCGATGGGGGAAGCCGCGAGCTTCGATCACCGTTTCTACCGCCGCCTGCCCCGCATCGTGATCGCGGCGCTGGTGATGGGCGCTGCGATCTGGGCGGTGACCTGGGCGGTGCCGGGCGCATTCGCCGTGCCGGGCCTACGTGCGCTGGCGCTACTGGGGCTCGTGCTGTTCGGGATGGTCGTCTATTTCGGCACGGCCATCGCGATCGGTGCGATGCATATGGCCGATCTGAAAGGTGCGATGCGGCGCGGTCCGGGCGGGGCGTAAGGGCCGCGCCCGACCCTTGGGTGGCACTTTAATCCGTCTCTCGCTGGGCGCTTTATCTCTCATGCCCGACGGCCGCTAATGCCTGCGCCGACTTCGCCAATGCGCCCTCCCGGTGGGAGGGTCGGGCGCGGCCCGGGGCTAGTCGCCCCTGGCCAGGAAGGCTCACCGACGCCGCAGCCGCTGCAACGTCCGCTGCATTCCGCCGGGCGCCACGAAGAAGCTCAGCACGAAGCCTGCCACGAACCCGACGATATCCGCGATCCAGTCGGGCCGCGCGCCGAAGATCATCGCAAACAGCAGCTGAATGCCCATCAGTGCGCCGATCAACGAGAAGGCCCGGAACTGGTTCGCATTTTCCTGCCCCAGTCGCGTCCACAGAATCCATGTGAACGCCCCGATCAGCCCGTAATCGCCGGGATAGCCGCCATAGAGCCCGATCTGCGTAAAGGGCAGCGCCGCATAGACAAGCGCGCCAAGGATCGTCGCCCCGAAGAAGACGATCGCCACGGCGAGGCCCGAGAACACCTCGCCCACCATCTTGCCCAGCGCCAAGAGGAACACGAGCACGAAGATCGCCTGAGTCACCGAAGCGTTGACGAACGGATAGGTCAGAATTCGCATCATCTGCTCCGGCGGATATTGCCCGGTCTGGACCATCGCGCGCATCACCTGCGGCGAGAAGGCGAATTTCTGCAGCGCGTCGAGCCGCCAGCCCGCCGCCTGCGCCCCGCCGATCAGCCCCGACTGGCCCATCGCGAAGAACAGCTCCGTCGCGATGATCGGCAGCGCCAGAAGCCAGACCACTGGCGGCAGCGGGTTCATCGGGTGTTCGTCATAGCCGTCGCGCATTAATGGTCTCCTGCTCGCGGGCTCAGTTGCGCCCTTTGCGCTTTAGCGATAAGCGAGCGGAGAGCGGATTTCCACCCCGGGAGATCCTCAATGGCGGGCTTCCACCCCCCGCAGATCAGGAGCATCAGATGAGCGAGCAAGCGCAACCCCTCAACGCCAATTTCAAACCGCGGATCTTCTCCGGCATCCAGCCCTCGGGCGGGCTTACGCTGGGCAACTATCTGGGCGCGCTCAAGCGCTTCGCCCAGAAGCAGGACGAAGGAATCGAGACGATCTACTGCCTCGTCGACCTACACGCGATCACGGTCTGGCAAGAGCCCGAGGCGCTGCGCCGCAACACCCGCGAGGCAGCTGCCGCCTTCATCGCCTCGGGCGTCGACCCGAAACGCTCGATCCTGTTCAACCAATCGCAAGTGTCGGCCCATGCCGAACTGGCCTGGGCGCTGAACTGCGTCGCGCGTCTGGGCTGGATGAACCGGATGACCCAGTTCAAGGACAAGGCGGGCAAGAATGCCGAGAAGGCCTCGCTGGGCCTCTATGCCTATCCCGCCCTGATGGCCGCCGACATCCTGCTATATCACGCGACGATGGTGCCGGTGGGCGAGGATCAGAAGCAGCACGTCGAATTGACCCGCGACATTGCGGCCAAGTTCAACCACGACTACGGGACCGAGTTCTTTCCCTCCCCCGAGCCGCTGATCGAAGGCGCCGCTACCCGGGTGATGTCCCTGCGCGACGGCACCAAGAAGATGTCGAAATCCGACCCCTCGGACGCGAGCCGCATCAACCTGACCGACGATGCCGACACGATCGCCAAGAAGATTCGCAAGGCCGTGACCGACCCCGAGCCCCTGCCCTCCGAGATCGAGGGGCTCAAGGACCGAGCCGAGGCGCGCAACCTCGTGAACATCTACGCCGCGCTGGCCGACATGACGCCGACCCAAGTGCTGGGCGAATATGGCGGCGAGGGCTTCGGCAAGTTCAAACCGGCGCTGGCGGAGCTCGCAGTCGCGAAGCTCGCCCCGATCTCGGACGAGATGACCCGGCTGATGAACGACCCTTGCGAGATCGACAATATCCTGGGCGATGGCGCAAACCGGGCCGACGAGATCGCGCAGCCGATCCTGGGCCAGACGCTCGAGATCATGGGAATGATCCGCTCGCGTTAAGCGTCGAGAACGGGGGCTCTGCCCCCGGTCGCCGGAGAGCGACAAAACCAAAGGAAGAGGGGGCGCTGCCCCCTCGGGCTATCGCCCTCCCCCCGGGATATTTCGCCCAAGCCGAAACGGATCTTCCTCTTGATGGAAATATCGCGGGGGAGGCGCGCACGCGCCGGGGGCGGAGCCCCCCTTCGCGCCTTCCGGTCGCGATCCGGCGAACCAGCCGCGCCCCCCTTGCCGCCGCTCACGGCCCGCACTACGCTTCGTCAACAAGAGCTTACGAGCGGACCTCCCATGCGTATCGGCATTCTCCAAACCGGCCAATCCCCCGACGTTCTGCGCGACAAGGCGGGCGATTATCCCGACATGTTCGAAGCCCTGCTCGCCGGGCGCGGCCTCGAATTCCAACGCTACGACGTCGAGCATATGCACTTCCCGAAAGACGTGCATGAATGCGACGGCTGGCTGATCACCGGCTCCCGTCACGGCGCCTACGAGGATCATCCCTTCATCAAGCCACTCGAGACGTTCATCCGCGACGCCCATGCCGAGAAGGTGCCGATGGTTGGCATCTGTTTCGGCCACCAAATCATCGCGCAGGCGCTTGGCGGCAAGGTCGAGAAATTCTCCGGCGGCTGGGCCGTAGGCCCGCAGGATTACGATTTCGGCGGCGAGGTGATCGCACTCAACGCGTGGCATCAGGATCAGGTGACCGAGCTGCCGCCGGGTGCGACACCGATTGCGGGCAATGATTTCTGCGCCTATCCAGCGCTTACCTATGGCGACACGATCTTCACCGTTCAGCCCCATCCCGAGTTTCGCGACGAATTCGTGGAAGGGTTGATGGACACACGCGGGCGCGGCGTCGTGCCCGACGAGTTGATGGAGGCGGCCCGCACGCGGCTGGGCCGGCCCAACGGCGCGCCCCGGATCGCCGAGCGCATCGCCGATTTCTTCCTCAAGACAAGGGTGCCCGCGCACCCGGAAAGCTGACCGATGAGCGACATGAAGGACTGGACCGACCGCATCCCGCAAGCCGCACGCGATTACATCGAGGGTCGGCGTCTCGACGAGGTTGAATGCATTGTCGCCGATATAGCAGGGGTCGCGCGCGGCAAGGCGATGCCCGCGTCGAAATTCAAGTTCCAGGATCGCTTCTTCCTGCCGAACTCGATCTTCCTGCAGACGATCACCGGCGAGTGGACTGACAACCCCTCGGGCGCCTTCACCGAGCCGGACATGATCCTGACGCCCGATTTCTCGACCGCGACGGCCGCGCCCTGGACGGCGGACTGGACCTTGCAGATCATCCACGACGTCGAGGACCAGCAGGGCAACCCGGTGCCGATCGCCCCACGCAACGTGCTCAAGCGTGTGCTTTCGCTTTACGAGGCCGAGGGCTGGGTGCCGGTCGTCGCCCCCGAAATGGAATTCTTCCTCGTTGCACGTAATGTGGATCCGAACCAGCCGATCATCCCGCCGATGGGGCGGTCTGGTCGTCGCGCGGCCGCCAAGCAGGCCTATTCGATGTCGGCGGTCGATGAATACGGCAAGGTCATCGACGATATCTACGACTTCGCCGAGCTTCAGGGTTTCGAGATCGACGGCATCTTGCAGGAAGGCGGTGCCGGGCAGATCGAGATCAACCTCGCCCATGGCGACCCGGTCGAACTCGCCGACCAGATCTTCTACTTCAAGCGGCTGATCCGCGAGGCCGCCCTGCGTCAGGATTGCTTTGCCACCTTCATGGCGAAGCCGATCGAGGGCGAGCCGGGCTCGGCCATGCATATCCACCAATCGGTGATCGACACGAAGACCGGCGAGAACATCTTCTCGGACGAGAAGGGCGGCGAGACGGAGGCCTTCCTGCATTGCATCGCGGGGCTTCAGACGCACCTGCCCGCGGTGATCGCGCTGCTGGCGCCCTACGTGAACAGCTATCGCCGCTACGTCCCGGATTTCGCGGCCCCGATCAATCTTGAATGGGGCCGTGACAACCGCACGACGGGCCTGCGCGTGCCGATCTCCGGCCCAGCGGCGCGGCGGATCGAGAACCGTCTCGCGGGAATGGACTGCAACCCCTATCTCGGGCTCGCGGCCTCGCTCGCTTGCGCTTATCTGGGCCTCAAGGAAAAGCAGATGCCGAAGCCCGAATGCCTGGGCGACGCCTATATGTCGGCCGAAGACGTGCCGGTGAATCTGGGCGATGCGCTCGATCTGTTCTCGGAAAGTGCCCCGATCCGCGACGTGCTGGGGCCGGAATTCTGCGCCGTCTACGAGGCCGTGAAGCGCAACGAATACAAAGAGTTCCTACAGGTGATCTCGCCGTGGGAGCGCGAGCACCTGTTGATGAACGTGTGATGCGATGAACCTGCTCTTCGCCAATGACCGCAAGGGCGAGCACGCGCCGAGCTATTACGCGGCGACCGCGCTGACCGACCGGCGCTGGCCCGCGTTGACGGGCCGCCACCGGGCGGATGTCTGCGTGGTGGGCGGCGGCTTCACCGGCCTCTCGGCGGCGCTGCATCTGGCGGAAAAGGGCTATTCTGTGCGGCTGCTCGAGGCCCATCGCGTAGGCTTCGGGGCGTCGGGACGCAATGGCGGGCAGGTGGGCTCGGGCCAGCGGCTGGAGCAGGACGATCTGGAGAAAGCCCACGGCCCAGAAATGGCGCGCAGGCTTTGGGATATCGGAGGGGACGCGAAAGCGCTGATCCGCGACCTGATCGCACGATACGAGATGGACGTGACCTTCCACCCCGGCATCGCCCATGCCTGCCGGACGCAATCCGAGGTCGCGCATTCCCACCACATGGCGGAGAAACTGGCCCGCGATTACGGCTACGATCAGGTGGAGCCGCTCTCCCGCGAGGCGCTGCACGCAATTCTGCCGTCGGAGGCCTATCTTGGCGGCGATATCGACCGGGGCGCAGGGCACCTGCATCCGCTGAACTTCGCCCAGGCCCTGGCGCTCGCTTGCGACAAGGCCGGCGTGGAAATCCACGAGGGTTCGCTCGTCCATCATATCCGTCCCGGCGCGCCGGTGCGCGTGCAGACCGAGCATGGCCATATCGATGCCGATCATCTGATCTTCGCGGCCAATGGCTATCTTGGAAACCTCGCCCCGCGCGTGGCTTCGCATGTGATGCCGATCAACAATTTCATCGTCGCGACAGAGCCGCTGGGCCCGCGCGTGGCCCAAGTGCTGCGCGAGAATATCGCCGTGGCGGACACGAAATTCGTGGTGAATTACTGGCGGCTCTCTGACGATAACCGCCTGCTCTTCGGCGGCGGCGAGAGCTACGGCTACAGGTTCCCCGATATCGTGCAGACCGTGCGCAAGCCGATGCTGGAGGTCTACCCCTCCCTTGCCGATGTAAAGATCGACTACGCTTGGGGCGGCACGCTCGCCATCACCCGCACCCGGATGCCCTATTTCGCACGGCCTTTGAAAAACGCGTTCTCGGCCAGCGGCTTTTCCGGCCATGGCGTCGCGATGGGCACGATGGCGGGCAAGATCATGGCCGAGGCAGTCGCGGGCCAAGCCGAACGCTTCGACCTGATGGCCAGCCTCGACGTGCCGGGCTTCCCGGGAGGATCGCTCCTGCGCAGCCCGCTTCTGGTCGCCGCGATGACGTGGTTCTCGATGCGCGACAAACTGGGGATTTGAGCCGGTCTCGGTTTCGTCATGAAAAGGTCACTGGAGAATTCGCCCCCTGCAGTGTAAGTATTTCTGAAAGTCAGTTTCAGGATATCTTGCCATGCCGCGTGACGGACAGACCGCCCCGAATTGCTACGACGCCGAGGCCATTCCCGAGGCCGCCCGGGCCGAAATCGATCGCCTTCTGACCAGCGGGGACCTGTTCCGCTACACCTCGGAAGACGCGCCGGTCGCCAAGCTGGAAGCCGAGTTCGCGGAATTCATGGGCGTCAAATACGCCGTGGCGGTGTCATCCTGCTCGCAAGCCCTCTTCCTGTCGATGAAGGCGCTCGACCTGCCGCGCGGCGCGCGCGTGCTGGTCCCGGCCTTCACCTTCGCTGCCGTCCCTTCCGCCATCGTCCACGCCGATTGCGTCCCGATTCTGGTCGAAGTCGGCTCCAATTTCCGCATCGACCTCGACGATTTCCGCGCGAAATTCGACGACAGCATCGACGCGGTGCTAATCTCTCACATGCGCGGCCACACCTCCGATATGGACGTGATCATGGAACTGGCAGCCGAGAAGGACGTGCCGGTGATCGAGGACGCGGCGCACTCGCTCGGAACGCTCTGGAACGGCAAGAAGATCGGCACCATCGGCAAGATCGGCTGCCTCTCCTTCCAGTCCTACAAGCTGATCAACGCGGGCGAAGGCGGCATCCTGCTGACCGACGATCCGGAGCTCGCCGCCCGCGCGATCATCATGTCGGGCGCCTATGAGCATAATTGGAAGAAGCATCCCGGCCTGCAGAACAGCTTCCATCACTGGCAGAACAAGCTGCCGCTATACAATTGCCGGATGCAGAACCTCTCCGCCGCCGTCATCCGCCCGCAGATCGCGGAAGTGGAGCGCCGCGTGAACGATGGTCGCGCCAACCACGACTATGTCGCGGAGCGGCTGAACACGAGCGACTGGCTCGACGTGCCGCCGCCGCTCGGGCCCGAAACCCGCGCCCCGGATTCGCTGCAGTTCAACCTCGCGGGCGATTGGTCGGATGACGAAGCCCGCAAGATGCAATCGGAAGCGAAAGCGCGCGGCGTCAGCGTGCAGGTCTTCGGCCTCAGCCAAGACAATGCGCGCGCCTTCTGGAACTGGCAGTTCCTCGGCGACGTGCCGGAGCTTCCGAAAACCCGAGAGATGCTGATGCGCGCTTGCGATACGCGCTTGCCCGCGCGGCTCAAGCAGCCCGATCTCGATTACATCGCCGATGCGATTCTCGAGGCCGTCAAAGCCGTGAAGGGCTGATCCGGTCTTCTCCTTGATCGAAATATCCCGGGGGCAAGGCCGTCAGGCCGAGGGGGCAGAGCCCCCCCTCGCCTTACCCGACCATCACGCGGGGATAGTCGATCTTCGGGCAACGGTTCATCACGACTTTCACCCCCTGCCCTCGGGCTTTCTCGGCGGCAGCGTCATGCGACACGCCAAGCTGCATCCAGATCGTTTTGAGATGGGGCAGATGCGCCAGCGCCTCGTCCACGACCTCCGGCACCGCCTCGGAACGGCGGAACACGTCGACCATATCCACCGCGATCTCGTCGGGGATCGCGCCGAGATCGGCATAGACCGTCTCGCCCAGCAGCTGCTGCCCCGCGAGCCCAGGATTGACCGGGATCACACGATACCCCTTGGATTGCAGGAACCGCGCCACTTCGTAAGAGGGGCGCTCCGGCTTGTGGGACATGCCGACCACGGCGATGACCTTGGTACTTTCCAGAATGTCGCGAATCTCGTCTTGCATCTGAAACCTCTCCTTTGTCGCAGCCCTCTAAGAAAAATGCGCCCAAGCCTTGAAGGCTGGGCGCAACAGTGGCGGAACGAGGGACAGTGAACTAGAGACGCAGCGGTTCCGAAGCTGCGCCTCAGACATCGAGATAGGAACGCATCCCGCCGCTTTTAAGGTCCAGGCCCTCATGATCGCGATTTTGTGACCATTACCGACTTGCAGATGCATAAAGAGACACCGCGGCGGCATTCGACACGTTGAGCGAACCGAATTCGCCCGCGAAGGGGATTCGCACCAGACGGTCGCAGGTCTCGCGGGTCTTCTCGCGCAGGCCCGGTCCCTCGGCGCCCAAAACGAGCGCCACCGGCTCCATTCCCGCCTCGGACAGCCCGTCTTCGAGCGACATCTTCGCCTCGCCCGCAAGCCCGATCAGCCGGAAGCCCATCTGGCGAAGCTCCTCCATCGCGTCGGAGAGGTTCTTCACCCGCAGATAGGGCTGACGCTCGAGCGCGCCGGAGGCGGTTTTCGCGAGTGCGCCGGTCTCGGGTGCGGAATGGCGATGCGGCGCGATCACGGCGGCCGCGCCAAACACCTCGGCCGAGCGCAGGATGGCGCCGACGTTATGCGGATCGGTGACGCGGTCGAGCAGCACCACACGGCGCGCCCCGAAGCAGACATCCTTCAGCGCGCCCCAATCGAGCGGCTTCACCTCGAGCGCCGCGCCCTGATGGACGGAGTCGGTCGAGATCGGCACGAACTTGTCGAACTTGCGGACATCGACGATCTCGTGCTCCATGCCCGACGCCTTGATCGCCTCGGCCAGTTTGTCGGCGGCGTTCTTCGAACAGACCAACCGCAGACGCTCGCGCATCGGGTTCTGCAGCGCATCGCGCACCGCATGCAGGCCGAAGAGCCACACGGTCTCGGCGGCCGCAGCGCGCTTGGCGCGTTCCTTATCGATCACCCAGGCTGGCTTTTTCATCGCGGGTCTCCTTTGGCCCCTACCTGCGCGGAATGACCTCGTTTGGCAAGCTCTGATCCGGAGCGCGATTTTTCGGCAAACTCTCTCTTGACGCCCCCCGCCCCCTTTTGTATCTCCCGCCCAGCGTCGGGTGACGTGCTGCAAGGTGCGGCAGCGGACTGTAACTCCGCCGGGGCGACCCACGCCTGGTTCGATTCCAGGGTCACCCACCACTTCCCCTTTCAGGAACTGGTGACACGCGGCTCCCACGGGGGGCCGCTGTGTTGAATAACGCCCATTCGTTGCGCCGTTTATTGCAGCACCGCCTTGCGGCTGAACCGTGCTTCTTCCGAACTGCCATCGTCATAGATCAGCTTCACCCGCACCTCGGAGACCGAGCCCTGCGGTTGGCTGACATAGACATTGTCGCCCGAGATCGCGTTGGGCTGGGCTGCGCCCTCGTGGCATTTCTCCATCTTGAACGATTTGGTGGGCGGCGCACCGTTGAAACCGTAGCGAATCTCGCTCAGCCCGCAGCGCCACGCCAGAAGATGGGTGAAGTAGACCAGATCCTTGCCACCGTATTCCCGGATCGCGACCCAGGAGTCGCGGGTCATGCCGAGAATCGGGCGC
It includes:
- a CDS encoding NAD(P)/FAD-dependent oxidoreductase; its protein translation is MNLLFANDRKGEHAPSYYAATALTDRRWPALTGRHRADVCVVGGGFTGLSAALHLAEKGYSVRLLEAHRVGFGASGRNGGQVGSGQRLEQDDLEKAHGPEMARRLWDIGGDAKALIRDLIARYEMDVTFHPGIAHACRTQSEVAHSHHMAEKLARDYGYDQVEPLSREALHAILPSEAYLGGDIDRGAGHLHPLNFAQALALACDKAGVEIHEGSLVHHIRPGAPVRVQTEHGHIDADHLIFAANGYLGNLAPRVASHVMPINNFIVATEPLGPRVAQVLRENIAVADTKFVVNYWRLSDDNRLLFGGGESYGYRFPDIVQTVRKPMLEVYPSLADVKIDYAWGGTLAITRTRMPYFARPLKNAFSASGFSGHGVAMGTMAGKIMAEAVAGQAERFDLMASLDVPGFPGGSLLRSPLLVAAMTWFSMRDKLGI
- a CDS encoding DegT/DnrJ/EryC1/StrS family aminotransferase; translation: MPRDGQTAPNCYDAEAIPEAARAEIDRLLTSGDLFRYTSEDAPVAKLEAEFAEFMGVKYAVAVSSCSQALFLSMKALDLPRGARVLVPAFTFAAVPSAIVHADCVPILVEVGSNFRIDLDDFRAKFDDSIDAVLISHMRGHTSDMDVIMELAAEKDVPVIEDAAHSLGTLWNGKKIGTIGKIGCLSFQSYKLINAGEGGILLTDDPELAARAIIMSGAYEHNWKKHPGLQNSFHHWQNKLPLYNCRMQNLSAAVIRPQIAEVERRVNDGRANHDYVAERLNTSDWLDVPPPLGPETRAPDSLQFNLAGDWSDDEARKMQSEAKARGVSVQVFGLSQDNARAFWNWQFLGDVPELPKTREMLMRACDTRLPARLKQPDLDYIADAILEAVKAVKG
- a CDS encoding CoA-binding protein; this encodes MQDEIRDILESTKVIAVVGMSHKPERPSYEVARFLQSKGYRVIPVNPGLAGQQLLGETVYADLGAIPDEIAVDMVDVFRRSEAVPEVVDEALAHLPHLKTIWMQLGVSHDAAAEKARGQGVKVVMNRCPKIDYPRVMVG
- the rlmB gene encoding 23S rRNA (guanosine(2251)-2'-O)-methyltransferase RlmB; translation: MKKPAWVIDKERAKRAAAAETVWLFGLHAVRDALQNPMRERLRLVCSKNAADKLAEAIKASGMEHEIVDVRKFDKFVPISTDSVHQGAALEVKPLDWGALKDVCFGARRVVLLDRVTDPHNVGAILRSAEVFGAAAVIAPHRHSAPETGALAKTASGALERQPYLRVKNLSDAMEELRQMGFRLIGLAGEAKMSLEDGLSEAGMEPVALVLGAEGPGLREKTRETCDRLVRIPFAGEFGSLNVSNAAAVSLYASASR